One region of Quercus lobata isolate SW786 chromosome 2, ValleyOak3.0 Primary Assembly, whole genome shotgun sequence genomic DNA includes:
- the LOC115976014 gene encoding eukaryotic translation initiation factor 3 subunit J-like, whose product MEDWEDDQIPAIPTKEQPKNKWDDEDVDDDDVKESWEDEDEPTPAPETKPPVEKAPKKPTVKATEKKGKTVGVVQEEPLDPVAEKLRQQRLVEEADYKSTKELFGERGDEKTLDNFIPKSESDFLEYAELISHKLRPFEKSFHYISLLKAVMRLSMTALKAADAKDVASSVTAIANEKLKAEKEANAGKKKTGSKKKQLLVDKPDDDLVVNGYDALDDYDFM is encoded by the exons ATGGAGGACTGGG AGGATGACCAAATTCCAGCTATCCCTACAAAGGAGCAGCCTAAAAATAAATGGGATGATGAAGAcgtggatgatgatgatgtaaaGGAATCATGGGAGGATGAAGATGAACCTACACCA GCACCTGAAACTAAACCTCCAGTTGAAAAGGCTCCAAAGAAACCCACAGTGAAAGCAActgaaaagaaaggaaaaactgTTGGAGTAGTACAGGAAGAGCCACTAGATCCTGTAGCTGAGAAACTTCGCCAACAAAG ACTGGTGGAAGAAGCAGATTATAAATCTACTAAAGAACTTTTTGGTGAGAGAGGAGACGAGAAGACTCTTGATAATTTTATTCCCAAATCAGAAAGTGATTTCTTGGAATATGCGGAGCTCATATCACATAAACTGCGTCCATTTGAG AAAAGTTTCCATTATATTTCTTTACTTAAGGCTGTAATGAGACTGTCAATGACTGCTTTGAAAGCAGCAGATGCAAAAGATGTTGCATCTTCTGTCACGGCAATTGCAAATGAAAAGCTAAAAGCAGAGAAGGAAGCAAATGCTGGTAAAAAGAAGACAG GCTCTAAGAAAAAGCAGCTCCTTGTAGACAAGCCAGACGATGATTTGGTTGTGAATGGCTATGATGCTCTTGATGACTATGATTTCATGTGA
- the LOC115967604 gene encoding uncharacterized protein LOC115967604, producing the protein MDAIAWTFKPLWREDNGFTMSNEGSYRVLFVFENKEDVDRILSSEPWSYDKSLVVLERYDRKTPLDDLKLDKASFWVQVHNIPIGYRNKSVAEDICGAIGRVDRSSSVANCEGGSYIRVRVTLDVFQPLCRGRVITFEDGGKIWINFRYERLPNICYWCGCFDHGDRDCDLWIQSKGTLNKEEQQFGSWIRAIQSGQPRKNVVRVSGFYEGRAKNFSTRRRREEQPRSRTNLTQGSNSVRNPDKENADMEADVMETQNQNSNISAKINENPNPPFQDYGNKGEYFAQKLKEIDKDLGIYEEPPSTEFFQKEASPLFDMENLRAELAINENVVLTSPREHHCHAEHAAPLRDISNYSHTPTNSEFFPQPKWKCLLRVTTGSVSSNEDHIGAKRSMNGTDDLRELPNKKLQVSHEGKENFAILAEAVVQPRQEP; encoded by the coding sequence ATGGATGCAATAGCTTGGACCTTCAAGCCGCTATGGAGAGAAGATAACGGCTTTACAATGAGTAATGAGGGGTCTTATAgggttctttttgtttttgagaataaGGAGGATGTGGATCGCATCCTGTCCAGTGAGCCATGGAGTTATGATAAAAGTTTGGTTGTTCTTGAAAGATATGACAGGAAAACTCCTCTTGACGATCTAAAATTGGACAAGGCATCCTTTTGGGTTCAAGTGCACAACATCCCAATCGGATACAGAAATAAATCAGTTGCTGAAGATATATGTGGAGCCATTGGCCGGGTTGATCGTTCCTCTAGTGTTGCAAATTGTGAGGGAGGTAGTTACATCAGAGTGCGAGTCACATTGGATGTCTTTCAACCGCTGTGCCGAGGAAGAGTTATTACCTTTGAGGATGGTGGAAAAATATGGATCAACTTCAGGTATGAACGATTGCCTAACATATGCTATTGGTGTGGATGTTTTGACCATGGTGACAGGGACTGTGATCTTTGGATACAAAGCAAAGGCACTCTCAATAAAGAAGAGCAGCAATTTGGCTCATGGATTCGAGCAATCCAATCGGGACAGCCAAGGAAGAATGTTGTTCGGGTGTCAGGTTTCTATGAGGGTAGAGCAAAGAACTTTTCAACCCGACGGCGTAGGGAGGAGCAACCCAGGTCGAGGACGAATCTGACTCAAGGGTCAAACTCGGTGAGGAATCCTGATAAGGAAAATGCAGATATGGAGGCGGATGTTATGGAGACTCAGAACCAAAACTCCAATATTTCCGCCAAGATCAATGAGAATCCAAATCCCCCATTCCAGGATTACGGAAATAAAGGAGAATACTTTGCTCAGAAATTAAAGGAGATTGACAAAGATCTTGGCATTTATGAGGAGCCTCCAAGCACGGAATTTTTCCAAAAGGAAGCCTCTCCTTTATTTGACATGGAGAATCTCCGGGCTGAGCTGGCTATCAATGAGAATGTGGTTTTGACCTCACCACGTGAGCACCACTGCCATGCTGAACATGCAGCCCCACTACGTGACATTTCTAACTACTCCCACACTCCCACAAACTCTGAATTTTTTCCCCAGCCAAAATGGAAATGCCTCTTACGGGTTACTACAGGCTCTGTTTCCAGCAATGAGGATCACATTGGTGCAAAACGTTCCATGAATGGGACTGATGATCTTCGTGAGTTACCAAATAAGAAGTTACAAGTTTCCCACGAGGGTAAAGAAAACTTTGCAATATTGGCGGAGGCTGTTGTACAGCCTCGCCAAGAGCCATGA